One part of the Pyrinomonadaceae bacterium genome encodes these proteins:
- a CDS encoding thioredoxin family protein encodes MVLAAVLALNISTGPPASGSEARRSSNSDPVPVTASDRSIEHNPNTDPEPSEISTSSAPKPSSSALNSPGEDFDFSSYLRNGRVSIAYFYADWCPACRELSPVLARINRDDPNTQVLFLDIGDWNTPIADRYRVNSVPFLRIYDKKGFFIAEGEEATNWLLREFRPRS; translated from the coding sequence TTGGTCTTAGCAGCCGTCCTGGCGCTCAATATCAGCACCGGGCCACCCGCGAGCGGCAGCGAAGCCCGCAGGTCGAGTAACTCAGATCCAGTTCCAGTCACCGCCTCAGATCGCTCCATTGAACACAATCCAAACACCGATCCCGAACCTTCAGAAATTTCGACCAGCTCGGCGCCGAAGCCTTCATCCAGCGCTCTCAACAGTCCTGGGGAGGATTTTGATTTCAGTTCTTATCTAAGAAACGGGCGCGTAAGCATCGCTTACTTCTACGCAGATTGGTGTCCCGCGTGTCGTGAACTGAGTCCGGTGTTAGCAAGAATCAATCGTGACGATCCAAACACGCAGGTCCTGTTTCTGGATATCGGCGATTGGAATACCCCGATTGCAGATCGTTACCGGGTCAATTCCGTTCCGTTTCTGCGAATCTACGACAAGAAGGGTTTCTTCATTGCCGAAGGCGAGGAGGCGACCAACTGGCTGTTGCGGGAGTTTCGCCCTCGCAGCTAG